Genomic DNA from Streptomyces sp. NBC_01571:
CACGCGGCTGCGGAACTGCGCGATCAGCAGACCGAAGAAGCCGCAGGCCGCGACGACCAGGACCACACCGGGGGTCACCCGGGACGGGCCCTCCGTGTACGGGCCGAGTTTCACGGACTCCACTATCAGCGCGGTGGCGGCGGCCGCGTAGAGACCCAGCAGGCTCGCGGGGCGCAGCAGGAGGCCGCCCGCCACGATCGGGAGGACCAGCGCGGCCGGTGAGCACCAGACCGAGTTGACCAGCGTGGTCGCGGCGATCAGCGGGATCGTGAGCAGCAGACCGGCCAGGGCGATCCAGTCGGACCCGTCCCCGCGGAAGTAGTCCACGGCGGATCTGCGCAGGCCGGTGCGGGCCCGGTGCCACTGCTTCTTCAACCGGGCCGTGAACGTCTCGGCCGCCGCGCGCCGCCCTCGTCCTGCTGCCATTAGTTCGGGACCCTATCCATCGGACCAGGTGCTTGGCACGGGAGGTCCCACTTGTCCCCCGTCCGAGCGCTCAACATCACAGTGAACTGCACAGTGAACTGCACGGCGAGCCTCATGGAGAAGGTCACGGCAGGCACTCCCCGCGGCCGGTGGAAAATTCTCTCGCCCGTACCGCACCGCCCTGGTAGGCATGGCGCATGACGACTGACTTGCGGGTGCTGCGGCAGCCCGAGTGGGATGCGTGGTACGACAACCTGGTTCGCGCGTTCGGGGGCGTGCCGGAGTCGTCCGAGGAGCGCGAGCTGTGGAACGAGCTCACAGAGTACGACCGTTCCCTGGGAATCTGGGAGGGCGACCAGTGCGTGGGCACCGCGGGGGCGTTCTCCTTCCGGGTCACGGTCCCCGGCGGCGCCTCCGTACCGGCCGCGGGCATCACGATGGTGAGCGTCGCGGCCACGCACCGGCGGCGCGGGCTGCTGACGTCGATGATGCGGCGGCAACTGGACGACATCCATTCCTGGGGTGAGCCGCTCGCCGTCCTGACCGCGTCGGAGCCGGCGATCTACGGCCGGTTCGGCTACGGCATCGCGACGCACCAGCACAGCGCCGAGATCGACACGACCCGGGTACGGCTGTCCGTACCGCCCGGCACCGATGACGTACGTCTGCGGTTCGCCGCGCCCGCCGATGTCCTCGACGTCTGTGAGTCGGTGTACGCACGGTCGGTTCCGGGGCGGCCGGGGATGCTGGCGCGGCGGCCCGGCTGGGAGCGGGTGACGGTGCTCGACCCGGAGAGTGAGCGGGACGGGGCGTCGCCCTTGCAGTGCGTGGTCGCCGAGCGGGACGGCGAGGTGGTCGGCTACGCCCGGTACCGGATCAAACCGGACCACGACCACGCCGGGGCCAGGGCCACAGTCGTCCTCCACGACCTCCAGGCCCTGGACCCAGCGGCGGACGCCGCGTTGTGGCGGCTGCTCTTCGACCTCGACCTGACGACGACGCTGCGCACCCGGGGGCGTCCGGTGGACGAGTCGTGGCACCACATGGTGTCCGACATCCGGCGCTGCGCCGTGCGGTTGCGGGACGGTCTGCATGTACGGCTCGTCGATGTCGACGCCGCGCTGGAGGCGCGCACGTACCAGGCGCCGGTGGACCTGGTGTTCGAGGTCGAGGACGCGTTCTGCCCCTGGAACGAGGGGCGTTGGCGGCTCACCGGTGACGCGAAGGGGGCCTCCTGCGTGCCGGCCCGGGAACCCGCCGATCTCGCTCTGTCCGTAAGGGAGTTGGGGGCGGCGTATCTCGGCGGGGTGTCGCTGGTGTCGCTCGGGGCGGCCGGGCGGGTGCGGGAGCTGCGGCAGGGGGCGCTGGCGGAGGCCTCGGTGGCCTTCTCGTCGGCGGTCGAGCCGTGGCTGCCGCACGGGTTCTAGGGGGCGGCGACAGGAGACGTTCGCCCCGTCGGGGGACCAGTAGCGATTCGGAGCCGGGGCGCCGGCTCCGGACGCGGATCACCGGTGCTGGCAGTTCGGGCACCAGAAGAGGTTGCGGGCGGCGAGACCGGCGGTGCGGATCTCGCCGCCACAGATGTGGCAGGGCAGGTTGGCCCTGCGGTACACGTAGACCTCGCCGCCGTGGTCGTCCACCCGGGGCGGGCGGCCCATGGCCTCGGGGGCGTGTGCCGGACGCACCGTGTCGATGCGGTTGTTGCGCACGCCCTCGCGCATCAGGTCCACGAGGTCGGCCCAGATCGCGTCCCACTCGGCGGGGGTGATGTCCCTGCCCACGCGGTACGGGTCGATGCCGTGCCGGAAGAGGACCTCGGCGCGGTAGACGTTGCCCACGCCCGCGATGATCTTCTGGTCCATGAGGAGGGCGGCGATCGTCGTGCGGCTGCGGGAGACACGGCGGTAGGCCACCGACGGGTCGGCGTCGGGGCGCAGGGGGTCCGGGCCGAGGCGGGCGTGTATCGCCCGCTTCTCGTCGTCCGTGATCAGGGCGCAGGTCGTCGGGCCCCGGAGGTCGACGTACGTCGTGGCGTTCGCGAGGCGGAGGCGGACCGTGTCCGTGGGGGGCGGGGCGGGGGCGTCGCCGAAGTTCACCTTGCCGAAGAGACCCAGGTGGATGTGGATCCACTCGGAGGCGCGGAAGCCGAGGAAGAGGTGTTTGCCGTGGGCGTCGGCGGATTCCAGGGGGGTGCCGTCGAGGAGGGCGGCGGCGTCCGCGAACTTGCCCTGCGGGCTGGTGACGCGGGTGGGGGTGCCGTCGGTGAAGGCCGCCGCGTAGTCCTCGGCGAGCCGGTGGATCGTGTGCCCCTCGGGCACGGGGTCCTCCTGGTGGTGTGCGTCTGTGACGAACTGGGCGGGGGCCTTTTCTCGCCCCCGCCGCCCCTACCCGTCCCTGGGGGCTCCGCCCCCAGACCCTCGCCAAGGGGCTGCCGCCCCCTGGGCCCCCGCTCGCCCGAAGGGCTCGTCCTCAAACGCCGGACGGGCTGAGGGTGCGGACCCGCGCCGGATGGTTCCGGTCGGCGTTCGAAAGGGCTACGCCTGCGGGTGGTGGGGCGGGATCGGCGGGAGGTCGCCCGTGGCCTCGTACGCGGAGAGCATGTCGATGCGGCGGACGTGGCGGTCCACACCGGAGAACGGGGTGGTGAGGAAGGTCTCGACGAACTTGGTCGCCTCCTCCTCGGAGTGCATCCGGGCGCCCACGGAGACGACGTTGGCGTTGTTGTGCTCGCGCCCCAGCTCCGCCGTCTCCTGGCTCCAGGCGAGCACGGCGCGGACGCCGGCCACCTTGTTCGCCGCGATCTGCTCACCGTTGCCGGAACCGCCGATCACGATGCCGAGGGCATCGGGGTCTGCCGCCGTGCGCTCCGCGGCACGGAGGCAGAACGGCGGATAGTCGTCCTCCGCGTCGTAGACGAGGGGCCCGCAGTCCACGGGTTCGTGGCCGGCCTCCTTGAGCCACTCCACGAGGTGGTTCTTGAGTTCGAAACCAGCATGATCGGAGCCGAGATACACGCGCATGGTCCGAGTGTGACACGGCTGTTTCGGATCGGCCTCGTCGGGTGCCGCGAGGGAAAACTGTGAGCAAGGCTACAAAACCTCAAGAAAACCTCAAGTAACGATCCGGATTCAAAGGTTCACGAATCTCTTTGCCTCCGATTCACTGGACCGGCTCGTACACCGCTCGTACGAGTCCCGTACACCGCTCGTACGGGAAGTACGAGAAGTCCGAGCAGTTCACCCCCAACGGAAGTACGGGAAATCCGCTCACCGGCGCAAAGGAATCCCCCCTCATGACCTCGCAGCCGACCCCCACGAAGGCCGTCGACGGCCCCGGAGGCCCCGGAGAACCCGGCTCGGGCCTCCAGGCCGGGCTCAAGAACCGTCATCTGACCATGATCGCCATCGGTGGCGTCATCGGAGCGGGCCTCTTCGTGGGCTCCAGTTCCGGTATCGCCACCGCCGGACCGGGCATCCTGCTCTCCTACGCCCTCGTCGGCACGCTCGTGGTGCTGGTGATGCGGATGCTGGGCGAGATGTCCGCCGCCAATCCGACCTCCGGTTCGTTCTCCGCCCACGCCGACCGCGCGCTCGGGC
This window encodes:
- a CDS encoding GNAT family N-acetyltransferase codes for the protein MTTDLRVLRQPEWDAWYDNLVRAFGGVPESSEERELWNELTEYDRSLGIWEGDQCVGTAGAFSFRVTVPGGASVPAAGITMVSVAATHRRRGLLTSMMRRQLDDIHSWGEPLAVLTASEPAIYGRFGYGIATHQHSAEIDTTRVRLSVPPGTDDVRLRFAAPADVLDVCESVYARSVPGRPGMLARRPGWERVTVLDPESERDGASPLQCVVAERDGEVVGYARYRIKPDHDHAGARATVVLHDLQALDPAADAALWRLLFDLDLTTTLRTRGRPVDESWHHMVSDIRRCAVRLRDGLHVRLVDVDAALEARTYQAPVDLVFEVEDAFCPWNEGRWRLTGDAKGASCVPAREPADLALSVRELGAAYLGGVSLVSLGAAGRVRELRQGALAEASVAFSSAVEPWLPHGF
- a CDS encoding Fpg/Nei family DNA glycosylase, whose product is MPEGHTIHRLAEDYAAAFTDGTPTRVTSPQGKFADAAALLDGTPLESADAHGKHLFLGFRASEWIHIHLGLFGKVNFGDAPAPPPTDTVRLRLANATTYVDLRGPTTCALITDDEKRAIHARLGPDPLRPDADPSVAYRRVSRSRTTIAALLMDQKIIAGVGNVYRAEVLFRHGIDPYRVGRDITPAEWDAIWADLVDLMREGVRNNRIDTVRPAHAPEAMGRPPRVDDHGGEVYVYRRANLPCHICGGEIRTAGLAARNLFWCPNCQHR
- a CDS encoding ribose-5-phosphate isomerase; this encodes MRVYLGSDHAGFELKNHLVEWLKEAGHEPVDCGPLVYDAEDDYPPFCLRAAERTAADPDALGIVIGGSGNGEQIAANKVAGVRAVLAWSQETAELGREHNNANVVSVGARMHSEEEATKFVETFLTTPFSGVDRHVRRIDMLSAYEATGDLPPIPPHHPQA